In a genomic window of Phacochoerus africanus isolate WHEZ1 chromosome 6, ROS_Pafr_v1, whole genome shotgun sequence:
- the CHCHD7 gene encoding coiled-coil-helix-coiled-coil-helix domain-containing protein 7 — protein MPVVARSMRDPDVNPCLSESDASARCLDENNYDKERCSTHFLKYKNCRKFWNSVMLQRRQNGVKPPMPTAAERDEILGALGKMPY, from the exons ATGCCGGTGGTGGCTCGGAGCATGAGGGATCCTGACGTGAATCCGTGCTTGTCG GAATCTGACGCTTCTGCCAGATGTTTGGATGAAAATAACTATGACAAGGAAAGGTGTTCCACTCACTTCTTGAAGTACAAGAACTGCCGGAAGTTCTGG AATTCTGTCATGCTCCAGAGAAGGCAGAACGGAGTGAAGCCACCTATGCCCACGGCCGCAGAAAGAGACGagatcttgggagcactgggaaaGATGCCCTATTGA